A region of Spiribacter roseus DNA encodes the following proteins:
- a CDS encoding glycosyltransferase family 4 protein — protein sequence MLHLCLSQSWGGLEMYPARVTPELQRQGWAVHGMALAGTRVADAFKAVGVEPLTVGSRPAALLQLPRILRYLDRHDIRVVHAHKSSDMQIAALLAQRRPGLRLFFTDHMGVKKPKKDLYHRWAYAKARRVFSISQATQQWNRAALPVPAERLVQLYYGIDLQAHGASMSDQRRREMRRSLGVDDQAVVIALPGRVTRSKGHSVWVEALRRLDEQPTLPHWQGVVVGEASGADARPGGFADELRATVEREGLTHRVVFAGFRRDLATCLQAVDIACIPSEREAFGLSVIESMAADCAVVGSASGAIPELIDQDRGRVADPADPGAWTAAIAELVADADLRVRLAAAGREWVNARFTLAEHVERLVGYYRG from the coding sequence GTGCTGCATTTGTGCCTGTCCCAAAGCTGGGGAGGCCTGGAGATGTATCCCGCCCGTGTGACGCCCGAGCTCCAGCGGCAGGGCTGGGCGGTCCATGGAATGGCGCTGGCTGGCACGCGGGTGGCGGACGCATTCAAAGCGGTGGGGGTGGAGCCGTTGACGGTGGGCTCGCGGCCGGCTGCCTTGCTCCAGCTGCCGCGCATTCTGCGCTATCTGGATCGGCACGATATCCGAGTGGTCCATGCGCATAAATCGAGCGACATGCAGATCGCTGCTCTGCTCGCTCAGCGGCGTCCAGGGCTACGGCTGTTCTTTACCGATCACATGGGGGTGAAAAAGCCCAAAAAGGACCTCTATCACCGTTGGGCCTATGCCAAGGCGCGGCGCGTGTTCTCGATCAGCCAGGCGACTCAGCAATGGAATCGGGCCGCGCTGCCCGTCCCCGCCGAGCGACTGGTGCAGCTGTACTACGGCATCGATCTGCAGGCGCATGGCGCATCAATGTCGGATCAGCGCCGACGGGAGATGCGCCGCAGTCTGGGGGTTGATGATCAGGCGGTGGTTATCGCTCTGCCCGGCCGAGTCACTCGCAGCAAGGGGCACTCGGTATGGGTGGAAGCGCTCAGAAGGCTGGATGAGCAGCCAACGTTGCCGCATTGGCAGGGCGTTGTCGTGGGCGAGGCCAGTGGTGCGGATGCCCGGCCGGGTGGATTTGCGGACGAACTTCGGGCCACCGTTGAGCGCGAAGGTCTCACTCATCGTGTGGTGTTTGCCGGTTTTCGTCGAGATCTCGCCACATGCCTGCAGGCGGTGGACATTGCTTGCATCCCGTCCGAGAGGGAGGCTTTCGGGCTGTCAGTGATCGAATCGATGGCGGCGGATTGTGCGGTGGTCGGCTCGGCGTCGGGTGCTATCCCTGAGCTGATCGATCAAGACCGCGGCCGGGTCGCCGACCCGGCAGATCCCGGCGCCTGGACGGCCGCAATCGCGGAGCTCGTGGCAGACGCCGACCTGCGCGTTCGACTCGCCGCTGCCGGCCGTGAATGGGTGAACGCCCGCTTCACCCTCGCGGAGCACGTCGAGCGGTTGGTGGGTTATTACCGGGGTTGA
- the hldE gene encoding bifunctional D-glycero-beta-D-manno-heptose-7-phosphate kinase/D-glycero-beta-D-manno-heptose 1-phosphate adenylyltransferase HldE: MQLELPDFEAARVLVVGDVMLDRYWHGPTRRISPEAPVPVLRVDGEDMRPGGAANVAMNLGALGVQVRIIGLIGDDDHGRLLEASLQAGGVEPMLKRVDTHPTICKLRVLSQRQQLMRLDFERPFTASETDGLTDLFRSALADTDVVIVSDYAKGTLSHVEALIAEARNVPVPILVDPKGTDWQRYAGATLLTPNLGEFRQYQDRHGAGRPARGDEVWDRHFLETVVSPVLDDLSIAGMLVTRGEAGMSLLRSDAQPFHLPAHAQEVFDVTGAGDTVIALLSASLAAGSDFHQATAIANFAASLVVAKVGTASVTVPELEAAIGQSPRDHPVTDPQTLLKILEPLRERGERIVMTNGCFDLLHAGHVHYLGQARARGDRLIVAVNDDESVRRLKGAGRPVMPLAQRMAVLSALAAVDWVIPFADDTPAKLIETLLPDVLVKGGDYRPEAIAGYDAVTAAGGEVEVLDFVDGESTSSIIERIQGADS; the protein is encoded by the coding sequence ATGCAGCTTGAATTGCCGGATTTTGAGGCCGCCCGGGTGCTCGTGGTCGGTGATGTAATGCTTGACCGCTACTGGCACGGCCCGACCCGTCGTATCTCGCCTGAGGCGCCGGTGCCGGTGTTGCGCGTGGATGGCGAGGACATGCGACCGGGCGGCGCGGCCAACGTCGCCATGAATCTTGGTGCACTGGGCGTTCAGGTGCGAATCATCGGGCTCATCGGGGATGACGACCACGGTCGGCTTCTCGAGGCCTCGCTGCAGGCCGGCGGCGTCGAGCCGATGCTCAAGCGTGTCGATACTCACCCCACGATCTGCAAGCTACGCGTGCTCAGCCAGCGACAACAGCTCATGCGGCTTGATTTCGAGCGGCCATTCACGGCCTCGGAAACCGACGGCCTGACCGATCTGTTCAGATCCGCGCTCGCGGATACCGATGTCGTCATCGTCTCCGACTATGCCAAGGGCACGCTCTCGCACGTCGAGGCGCTGATCGCTGAAGCGCGGAACGTGCCTGTCCCAATCCTCGTCGACCCCAAAGGCACGGACTGGCAGCGCTACGCCGGCGCCACACTGCTCACCCCCAACCTTGGCGAATTCCGGCAGTACCAGGACAGGCACGGTGCCGGTCGGCCGGCTCGGGGGGATGAGGTTTGGGACAGGCACTTTCTTGAGACGGTCGTCTCGCCGGTGCTGGATGATCTGTCAATCGCGGGAATGCTGGTGACGCGCGGCGAGGCCGGGATGAGCCTGCTGCGCTCCGACGCGCAGCCATTCCACCTGCCGGCTCATGCCCAGGAGGTTTTTGATGTGACCGGCGCGGGCGATACGGTGATCGCCTTGCTGTCGGCGTCGCTGGCCGCGGGGTCCGATTTTCATCAGGCGACCGCGATCGCCAACTTTGCGGCCTCGCTGGTCGTGGCCAAGGTGGGTACGGCGTCAGTGACCGTGCCGGAGCTGGAGGCTGCGATCGGGCAGTCACCGCGGGATCATCCAGTCACCGACCCGCAGACGCTGCTGAAAATCCTCGAGCCGCTGCGCGAGCGCGGTGAGCGCATTGTCATGACCAACGGCTGCTTCGATCTTCTACACGCGGGGCACGTCCATTATCTGGGACAGGCGCGGGCGCGGGGCGACCGCCTGATCGTCGCCGTCAATGACGACGAATCCGTGAGACGTCTCAAAGGGGCGGGCCGTCCGGTAATGCCTCTGGCGCAGCGCATGGCGGTCCTCTCGGCGTTGGCGGCGGTTGACTGGGTCATCCCGTTTGCGGATGACACCCCCGCGAAGCTGATCGAAACGCTGCTGCCCGATGTGCTGGTCAAGGGTGGTGATTATCGACCGGAGGCGATTGCCGGCTACGACGCCGTCACTGCGGCAGGTGGCGAGGTGGAAGTGCTTGATTTTGTGGACGGCGAATCCACCAGCTCAATCATTGAGCGCATTCAGGGGGCTGACTCGTAG
- a CDS encoding UDP-glucuronic acid decarboxylase family protein: MPTRNHFRKTYLVTGGAGFIGSYLCDRLIGAGHAVLCVDNYLTGSRDNIAHLLDDPHFEAMRHDVTFPLFVEVDGIFNLACPASPVHYQRDPVQTTKTSVHGAINMLGLAKRLNVPILQASTSEVYGDPEIHPQTEDYWGHVNPIGTRACYDEGKRCAETLFFDYHREHDLEIKVARIFNTYGPRMHPNDGRVVSNFIMQALRGEDITLYGDGEQTRSFCYVDDLVEGLIRLMNTDAAVTGPVNLGNPGEFTMRELARAVIDETGAKSQMIHAPLPADDPRQRQPDISLAQQTLEWTPTVPLVDGLQPTVAYFRDLVERGLS; the protein is encoded by the coding sequence ATGCCGACTCGTAACCACTTCCGTAAAACGTACCTCGTCACCGGCGGCGCAGGGTTCATTGGCTCATACCTGTGTGACCGACTCATCGGCGCCGGTCATGCCGTGCTGTGTGTCGATAACTACCTGACCGGCAGCCGCGACAACATCGCCCATCTGCTCGATGACCCGCATTTCGAAGCGATGCGCCACGACGTGACCTTCCCGTTATTCGTCGAAGTCGATGGCATCTTCAACCTGGCCTGCCCGGCCTCGCCCGTTCACTACCAGCGCGATCCGGTCCAGACCACCAAGACCAGCGTGCACGGCGCGATCAACATGCTGGGACTCGCGAAGCGGCTGAATGTCCCGATCCTTCAGGCCTCCACCAGCGAGGTCTACGGCGACCCGGAAATCCACCCGCAGACCGAAGACTATTGGGGACACGTCAACCCAATCGGCACGCGTGCCTGCTACGACGAGGGCAAACGCTGCGCCGAGACGCTGTTCTTTGACTACCACCGCGAGCACGACCTCGAAATCAAGGTGGCGCGGATCTTCAACACTTACGGCCCGCGCATGCACCCCAATGACGGCCGCGTGGTCTCGAACTTCATCATGCAAGCGCTGCGGGGCGAGGACATCACGCTCTACGGCGACGGCGAGCAGACCCGCTCGTTCTGCTATGTGGATGACCTGGTCGAAGGGCTGATCCGGCTCATGAACACCGATGCCGCGGTGACTGGCCCGGTCAATCTCGGCAACCCCGGCGAGTTCACCATGCGCGAGCTCGCCCGTGCGGTGATCGACGAAACCGGGGCGAAAAGCCAGATGATCCACGCACCGCTGCCCGCCGACGACCCGCGCCAGCGCCAGCCCGACATCAGTCTTGCCCAGCAGACCCTCGAGTGGACGCCAACAGTACCGCTGGTCGACGGCCTGCAGCCGACCGTCGCGTACTTCCGCGATCTCGTCGAACGCGGGCTGAGCTAA
- the waaF gene encoding lipopolysaccharide heptosyltransferase II encodes MSNQRDDAVLVVGPGWVGDMVMAQSLFKTLRQQSPERPIDVIAPTWGQALLERMPEVRHTLTLPVAHGELGLLRRWRLGQALKRLRHRQAIVLPRSAKAALVPWLARIPHRTGYLGEHRYGLLNDIRPLDRERTYRTVDRFVSLADFEGGKFGTGTIQPGTTQPTPALTSTATQQKRTLEDLEIAPRFGTGTIITLCPGAEYGPAKRWPAGSFAALARYYLARDAAVWLLGAAKDAEITRSIAQDAPGALDLAGQTTLSQAIDLLAASTAVVTNDSGLMHIAAATPTRVIALYGSSDPEYTPPLSGHAQIIYHHLECSPCFARECPLGHLNCLRGISPDEVIRAIDHTAPPVT; translated from the coding sequence ATGAGCAACCAGCGGGATGACGCCGTGCTGGTGGTGGGCCCCGGCTGGGTCGGCGACATGGTCATGGCGCAGAGCCTTTTCAAAACCCTTCGGCAGCAATCCCCCGAACGCCCGATTGACGTGATCGCACCCACTTGGGGACAGGCACTACTCGAGCGCATGCCCGAAGTGCGCCACACCCTGACACTGCCGGTGGCCCACGGCGAACTGGGGCTGCTCAGGCGTTGGAGATTGGGCCAGGCACTAAAACGCCTCCGCCATCGCCAGGCCATCGTGCTGCCACGCTCGGCCAAAGCGGCCCTCGTGCCGTGGCTCGCCCGCATACCGCATCGAACCGGCTACCTGGGAGAGCACCGCTACGGGCTGCTCAACGACATCCGCCCGCTCGACCGTGAGCGCACCTACCGGACAGTGGACCGCTTCGTGTCGTTGGCCGACTTCGAGGGCGGGAAGTTTGGGACAGGCACAATCCAACCGGGCACGACCCAACCCACCCCCGCACTCACCAGCACCGCCACGCAGCAAAAGCGCACGCTCGAGGACCTGGAGATCGCGCCGCGGTTTGGGACAGGCACGATCATCACCCTCTGCCCCGGCGCCGAATACGGTCCGGCTAAGCGCTGGCCGGCCGGGTCGTTTGCCGCACTGGCGCGGTATTATCTGGCCCGTGACGCGGCGGTCTGGCTGCTCGGCGCAGCCAAAGATGCCGAGATCACCCGGTCGATTGCGCAGGATGCGCCCGGCGCCCTCGATCTTGCTGGGCAGACAACCCTCAGCCAGGCCATTGATCTGTTGGCTGCAAGCACCGCGGTGGTCACCAACGATTCGGGGCTGATGCACATCGCAGCCGCCACGCCCACCCGCGTGATCGCCCTGTACGGCTCGTCAGATCCTGAATATACTCCGCCACTTAGCGGGCACGCGCAGATTATCTACCACCACCTCGAGTGCAGCCCCTGCTTTGCCCGAGAGTGTCCGCTGGGACACCTCAATTGCCTGCGCGGCATCTCGCCCGACGAAGTCATCCGGGCCATCGATCACACCGCACCGCCAGTCACGTGA
- a CDS encoding glycosyltransferase family 9 protein, producing MGPSRILVTRTDKLGDFMLTWPALDLLRRALPAAHITVLVGEGAAPMARACPVVDEVLVDRGQPVSELADVVRKGRFDAAIVLFSTWRIALAVRRAGVPYRLAPATKLAQVLFNNRLVQRRSQSIKPEHAYNVDLILRFLDDHGLSVPDAPVGPYLSFSPSVLAEISSRLGHAYGIPEEALRVIVHPGSGGSASTLPADGFARLVNRLKSTRPVFVIVTAGPGEESQARAVRDQIRGHSAAVHVSSDGLIEFARVLATADLFLSGSTGPLHIAGAIDVPTAAFYPRRRSSTALRWQTTNQPRHRLAFSPLDTAGESEMTAIDLDAAASAISQCFLEGRRD from the coding sequence ATGGGGCCCAGCCGCATTCTTGTCACGCGCACCGATAAGCTCGGTGATTTCATGCTGACCTGGCCGGCGCTTGATCTGCTGCGGCGGGCGTTGCCGGCGGCGCATATCACGGTGCTGGTGGGCGAAGGTGCGGCGCCGATGGCTCGTGCCTGTCCCGTTGTGGATGAAGTGTTGGTGGATCGTGGGCAGCCCGTGTCCGAGCTGGCGGATGTCGTGCGGAAAGGGCGGTTTGACGCGGCGATCGTGCTGTTCAGTACCTGGCGTATCGCTCTGGCGGTGCGGCGGGCAGGCGTGCCGTATCGCCTGGCGCCGGCGACGAAGCTGGCGCAGGTGTTGTTCAACAATCGCCTGGTGCAGCGTCGGTCCCAGTCGATCAAGCCCGAGCACGCCTATAACGTCGATCTGATTCTGCGTTTTCTCGACGATCATGGGCTGTCGGTTCCTGATGCGCCGGTTGGGCCGTATCTGAGCTTTTCGCCGTCGGTGCTGGCGGAAATCTCCAGTCGTCTCGGCCACGCCTACGGCATTCCCGAGGAGGCCCTGCGGGTGATCGTCCATCCCGGCAGTGGCGGCTCGGCCAGCACTCTGCCGGCGGATGGTTTCGCGCGGCTTGTGAACCGCCTGAAAAGCACTCGCCCAGTGTTCGTGATTGTCACAGCGGGCCCGGGGGAGGAGTCGCAGGCGAGGGCAGTCCGCGACCAGATCCGCGGTCATTCGGCGGCTGTCCATGTCTCGAGCGATGGGTTGATCGAATTCGCCAGGGTGTTGGCGACGGCTGATCTCTTTTTGAGCGGCTCGACGGGGCCGCTGCATATTGCCGGCGCCATCGACGTCCCGACGGCGGCCTTTTATCCCCGCCGGCGTTCTTCCACCGCGCTGCGTTGGCAGACGACGAACCAGCCGCGGCATCGTCTGGCGTTCAGTCCCCTGGACACGGCTGGCGAGTCGGAGATGACCGCCATTGACCTCGATGCCGCCGCCTCGGCAATCAGCCAGTGCTTTCTGGAGGGGCGTCGTGACTGA
- a CDS encoding lysophospholipid acyltransferase family protein: protein MRNRISQRLTLAVFWSLGRLPPRIAFKLGETLGGLFNRLPTQRRHVANRNLELCFPEWGQAQREQVIRANLRYTGRAVAETALAWFGGRAVDQIPCQVDGLAHLQAAQSDGRPVILLSGHFLCVELAARLIGPRIRMAVIYKPMRKKPLMDQAMLRSRSRTLEGVLPRTDLRQIVRTLKKGIPVWYAGDQDYGTQNSEFVPFMGVRTPTTTGLMRLCRMTNARVVPMFFHVNTTGDGYTVSLGPAMDGFPTGNDRTDAQWMNAVLERGIRAHPEQYLWLHRRFKHPPPDERPAYADALQKPHNRRGDRS from the coding sequence ATGCGCAACCGAATCAGCCAGCGACTGACCCTTGCCGTGTTCTGGAGCCTCGGCAGACTGCCGCCGCGCATTGCATTTAAATTAGGCGAAACCCTCGGTGGCCTGTTCAATCGACTGCCGACCCAGCGCCGCCACGTCGCGAACCGAAACCTTGAGCTGTGCTTTCCTGAATGGGGACAGGCACAACGCGAGCAGGTCATTCGAGCCAACCTCCGCTACACCGGTCGTGCGGTCGCCGAGACCGCACTCGCCTGGTTTGGCGGACGCGCAGTGGACCAGATCCCCTGCCAGGTCGATGGGCTGGCGCATCTGCAGGCCGCGCAGTCCGACGGGAGGCCGGTGATCCTGCTCTCGGGTCATTTCCTGTGCGTTGAACTCGCGGCACGGCTGATCGGCCCGCGTATTCGCATGGCTGTCATCTACAAGCCGATGCGCAAAAAACCGCTGATGGATCAGGCGATGCTCCGCAGCCGCTCACGCACCCTGGAGGGCGTGCTGCCGCGGACCGATCTTCGCCAGATTGTCCGGACCCTGAAAAAGGGCATCCCTGTCTGGTACGCCGGCGATCAGGACTACGGCACGCAGAACAGCGAATTCGTCCCCTTCATGGGCGTGCGCACACCCACGACCACCGGACTGATGCGCCTTTGCCGCATGACCAACGCCCGGGTCGTGCCGATGTTCTTCCACGTCAACACGACCGGCGATGGCTACACCGTCTCGCTGGGCCCGGCAATGGACGGGTTCCCCACCGGCAACGACCGCACCGACGCCCAATGGATGAACGCCGTGCTGGAGCGCGGGATTCGTGCCCACCCCGAGCAGTACCTCTGGCTCCACCGGCGCTTCAAGCACCCCCCACCGGACGAGCGCCCCGCCTATGCCGACGCCCTGCAAAAACCGCATAACCGGCGTGGGGATCGCTCATGA
- a CDS encoding glycosyltransferase family 2 protein produces MNDESGAKTLGQALSLSVAIITKDEEANLPRLLDSLEPLQPAEVVVVDSGSTDSTVAIARDHGAQVIETDWPGHVEQKNRALAACHQPWILSLDADEPISPELAANIRNLLEKQDQDQKAGYEVSRLTWYLGDWLRHVWYPEWRLRLVKNGAAQWTGHNPHDRLEVDGPTGRLSGDIHHYSYADIDDHFRRSIDYARIGAEALAARGKPFRWHKMIFSPLARFIRLMIFRQGWRDGWRGWIIAWSSMFSAFLKYAFLYEIERGRRKSGGNFGTGTKPTPTSDKNNG; encoded by the coding sequence TTGAACGACGAGTCGGGAGCAAAAACTTTGGGACAGGCACTATCCTTGTCCGTCGCCATCATCACCAAGGACGAGGAAGCGAACCTGCCGAGGCTGCTCGATAGCCTCGAGCCGCTGCAGCCGGCGGAGGTGGTCGTTGTTGATTCAGGATCGACGGACTCGACAGTCGCCATCGCCCGCGACCACGGCGCCCAGGTCATCGAGACCGACTGGCCGGGGCATGTCGAGCAGAAAAACCGGGCCCTGGCCGCCTGCCATCAACCCTGGATCCTTTCACTCGACGCCGATGAGCCGATCAGCCCCGAATTGGCGGCGAACATACGCAATCTCCTGGAAAAACAGGACCAGGATCAAAAAGCCGGTTATGAGGTAAGCCGTCTCACCTGGTACCTCGGCGACTGGCTGAGGCATGTCTGGTATCCCGAGTGGCGACTTCGGCTCGTGAAAAACGGCGCCGCCCAGTGGACCGGCCACAACCCCCACGACCGGCTCGAGGTGGACGGTCCGACCGGCCGGCTCAGCGGCGACATCCATCACTATTCATACGCTGACATCGACGACCACTTCCGCCGCAGCATCGACTACGCCCGGATCGGCGCCGAGGCGCTGGCCGCCCGCGGCAAACCGTTTCGCTGGCACAAGATGATTTTCTCGCCTCTCGCCCGCTTCATCCGCCTGATGATCTTCCGGCAAGGCTGGCGCGACGGTTGGCGCGGCTGGATCATCGCCTGGTCCTCCATGTTCTCGGCGTTTTTGAAATACGCCTTCCTCTACGAAATCGAACGAGGGCGGCGCAAGTCTGGCGGCAACTTCGGGACAGGCACAAAACCCACCCCGACAAGCGACAAGAACAATGGTTAG
- a CDS encoding glycosyltransferase, translating into MRILHVTDRVYPPAADEGGAPQLLLGLATEQKRLGHEVRVGSSAEGAGSEVVYLNVGTDLTRTLFETLSKQNPDVVHFHALSGSIQSRLGRELGIPSVSHVHGANHDAPPRDVNAIYVSRRHAALHGGSVYVHNGIDVDSVPFFEHPPDSLVFLGKVRRSKKGADTAVAVARRTGRTLKLIGGRKLNIPQSWLPFQRRVKALGVLGGEQKLTALGNASALLFPIRWEEPFGLVLIEAMACGTPVIAFDRGAVSEIVEHGVTGFVVKDFEGMCEAVSRINEIDRAACRRHVEAHFSIRRTADGVMACYRRAIAGERW; encoded by the coding sequence ATGCGCATACTCCACGTTACGGACCGTGTCTATCCACCAGCGGCGGATGAGGGTGGTGCGCCCCAATTGCTGCTCGGTCTGGCCACCGAGCAAAAACGCCTCGGCCACGAGGTACGCGTGGGTAGTAGCGCAGAGGGCGCAGGCTCTGAGGTTGTGTACCTTAACGTGGGAACCGATTTAACGCGGACTCTGTTCGAGACTCTGTCGAAACAGAATCCGGATGTTGTTCACTTTCACGCGCTATCGGGAAGCATCCAGTCCAGATTAGGCCGTGAGTTGGGTATACCAAGCGTGTCGCATGTCCACGGTGCCAATCATGATGCGCCTCCACGGGATGTCAATGCGATTTATGTCTCTCGACGCCATGCAGCACTTCACGGTGGCAGCGTGTATGTCCATAACGGGATCGATGTCGACTCAGTCCCCTTTTTCGAGCATCCGCCTGACTCCCTCGTGTTTCTCGGCAAGGTACGGCGTTCGAAAAAGGGCGCGGATACGGCCGTGGCTGTTGCCCGACGGACGGGACGGACGCTGAAGCTCATTGGTGGCCGCAAGCTCAATATTCCCCAGAGCTGGTTGCCTTTTCAGCGGCGGGTCAAGGCGCTTGGTGTGTTGGGGGGCGAGCAGAAACTGACGGCGTTGGGTAATGCCTCGGCGCTTTTATTCCCCATAAGATGGGAGGAACCGTTCGGTCTTGTGCTCATCGAGGCCATGGCCTGCGGAACGCCGGTTATTGCCTTCGATCGCGGTGCGGTCTCGGAGATCGTTGAACATGGTGTTACCGGGTTTGTCGTTAAGGACTTCGAGGGCATGTGCGAGGCCGTTTCCCGCATTAATGAAATTGACCGGGCGGCCTGCCGGCGCCATGTCGAAGCCCATTTCTCCATCAGGCGGACCGCGGACGGTGTGATGGCGTGTTATCGCCGGGCGATTGCGGGGGAGCGGTGGTAA
- the rfaD gene encoding ADP-glyceromanno-heptose 6-epimerase produces MLIVTGGAGFIGSNLVHGLNARGREDIVVVDDLTDGRKFLNIRDAGIADYLDQDEFLDWLAESGDHRVDAVFHLGACSDTTEWDGRYMMENNFEYSKQALNLCLLYNVPFIYASSAAVYGGDTDFREQIGRERPLNVYGYSKALFDQYVAKLMPEAESQVAGLRYFNVYGPREQHKGGMASVAYHHRQQLRDTGRVKLFEGCDGYGDGEQRRDFVHVDDAVAVNLWLLDNPSVSGVFNCGTGRSEPFNHVAQGVTEYFGEGEVEYIPFPAHLEGRYQSYTQADISKLREAGYCGEFRDVRTGVKDYMAWLDDGHR; encoded by the coding sequence TTGCTTATTGTAACCGGTGGCGCTGGATTTATCGGCAGCAACCTTGTCCATGGGCTCAACGCGAGGGGTCGTGAGGACATCGTCGTCGTTGATGATCTGACAGATGGGCGGAAGTTTCTCAACATCCGGGACGCGGGCATCGCGGACTATCTGGATCAGGATGAGTTTCTGGATTGGCTTGCGGAGAGTGGCGATCACCGCGTGGACGCCGTGTTTCATCTAGGTGCCTGTTCCGACACCACCGAGTGGGACGGCCGTTACATGATGGAAAACAACTTCGAGTACTCAAAACAGGCGCTTAACCTGTGTCTGCTCTATAACGTGCCGTTCATCTATGCCTCGTCCGCTGCGGTTTATGGCGGCGACACCGACTTCAGGGAACAGATTGGCCGCGAGCGGCCGCTCAACGTCTACGGTTATTCGAAGGCGCTGTTTGACCAGTACGTCGCCAAGCTCATGCCCGAGGCCGAGAGCCAGGTCGCGGGTCTGCGGTATTTCAACGTGTACGGACCCCGCGAACAGCATAAGGGCGGCATGGCCAGTGTCGCCTACCACCACCGCCAGCAGCTGCGTGACACCGGGCGCGTCAAACTGTTCGAAGGCTGTGACGGGTACGGCGACGGTGAGCAGCGTCGGGACTTCGTCCACGTGGACGATGCCGTCGCGGTGAACCTGTGGCTATTGGATAACCCCTCGGTGAGTGGCGTGTTCAATTGCGGGACGGGGCGATCGGAGCCGTTCAATCATGTGGCCCAGGGGGTTACGGAGTACTTTGGAGAGGGCGAGGTCGAATACATTCCCTTCCCCGCTCACCTCGAAGGGCGGTATCAAAGCTATACCCAAGCCGATATCTCGAAGCTGCGTGAGGCCGGGTATTGCGGTGAATTCAGGGACGTTCGCACTGGGGTGAAGGATTATATGGCCTGGCTGGACGATGGCCATCGATGA
- a CDS encoding glycosyltransferase family 4 protein, which produces MVRDRHKSEHPPKALIAAGGGHITEVEMIKGLREAGVDAHAAFESSSPHHEAFARAGVPTRTLDLKNNADFAKARQIRGWIKDEGFDIVHGLANRQVANFIWASYGLPNKVIAYRGAVGHVSRWDPTCYIKWLNPRIDRIICVSQAVERDLADSGVRADKLVTIYKGHDLSWYDALDGRAARAEVNEEFSIPERATLIGIAANMRPVKGADLLLNAMLELPDDVHALLIGEARDPQLKTLAADERLEGRVHFTGFRPDAPRLIGALDINTAPSRGREGLTKTVIEGMAQGIPAVVSTAGGLPEMIRDGETGYVVPIDDLTALRERIAALVQDPAARVRMGRNARADIRRRFDISATIRQTADLYHALLDA; this is translated from the coding sequence ATGGTTAGGGACAGGCACAAATCGGAGCACCCACCCAAAGCCCTCATTGCCGCCGGCGGTGGCCATATCACCGAGGTCGAGATGATCAAGGGGCTGCGCGAGGCTGGCGTCGATGCGCACGCCGCCTTTGAATCCTCATCCCCCCACCACGAGGCGTTTGCGCGCGCGGGTGTGCCAACGCGGACACTCGACCTGAAAAACAACGCGGATTTCGCCAAGGCCCGGCAGATCCGCGGGTGGATCAAAGACGAGGGCTTTGACATTGTTCATGGACTGGCCAATCGCCAGGTCGCCAACTTCATCTGGGCCAGCTATGGCCTGCCCAACAAAGTCATCGCCTACCGCGGCGCCGTGGGTCATGTCTCACGCTGGGACCCCACCTGTTACATCAAATGGCTCAACCCCCGCATTGATCGCATCATCTGTGTCTCTCAGGCAGTCGAGCGGGACCTTGCCGACAGCGGTGTTCGTGCCGACAAGCTGGTCACCATCTACAAGGGCCACGATCTGAGCTGGTATGACGCGCTGGATGGTCGCGCCGCGCGCGCCGAGGTGAATGAGGAATTCTCGATTCCCGAGCGCGCGACTTTAATCGGGATCGCCGCGAATATGCGGCCCGTCAAAGGCGCCGATCTCCTGCTCAACGCCATGCTCGAACTGCCGGACGACGTCCACGCCCTGCTGATCGGCGAGGCGCGCGATCCCCAGCTGAAAACCCTTGCGGCGGACGAACGCCTCGAGGGGCGAGTCCACTTCACAGGTTTTCGGCCTGACGCCCCGCGACTGATCGGCGCGCTGGACATCAACACCGCTCCATCGCGGGGGCGGGAAGGCCTGACCAAGACAGTGATCGAAGGCATGGCCCAGGGTATCCCCGCCGTGGTGTCCACCGCCGGCGGATTACCGGAAATGATCCGGGATGGCGAGACCGGCTACGTGGTTCCCATCGACGACCTGACCGCTCTGCGCGAGCGCATCGCCGCGCTGGTGCAAGACCCTGCCGCGCGGGTCAGGATGGGCCGGAATGCGCGTGCCGATATCCGCCGACGCTTTGATATCAGCGCCACCATCCGCCAGACCGCCGATCTCTACCACGCGCTCCTCGACGCCTGA